aaattattattttagtattttttgatagttttgatgtgctaatgttaaaaataaattttaaaaaataaaataatattttttaaaatataaaatattttaaaaataatcattattatatttttaaacactgtTGAAATTCAATGCGAGGATGTATATTATCCTACGGTGCCTTGAATGAATCCCTTGGTAGCTTCACTtgtattaaaaagaatttaaagcaATTTGTAGTAATGTAATAGTCATTAACTCTCTTCAGCTCTAGTATTTaattcctccttttcttctgtaCTGGAATCTTGCTCGGGGAAATGAATGTCGTGAGCGAGCGGTGCGGTCCAAttcctatttttctttttaggaaaaaaaaaagaaaataaaaaaaggaaagaaaagtctACTCTCCCCTGGCTTGAAGGAGATATGGTGGGTCCAAATGCTCAAAGACATCAATGAGTGGGCGACACGTTCTACAAGTTATTTATTGTACTTTCCATACTTAAAGGACTTTGATTCAAGCATTTCCTCAGTTCAGTGAAGTAGGTGatgttctttttcattttattatttaatatttgcttgattttaagtatttttcataagttatttcacttttcttttttaatgaagcTATTATCTCAAATTAACATCacaaattattttggtttttgcgtaatttttttttttaaagatataattaagtaaaaaataatttaaagaaccaaatttattaatcaattgagtcAATCATTTAGATcgtagatttaataaattaaatcatgaagtccgaattgatcaaatatatattatcattttaatataaaaatatattttttaatttttaccaatcATTTAGATTATGTTTAAATCTATAAGTCAACTAAATCACGAACAAAACAATTCTTGctcgatttaattttaaaccgaATTAGATAACAAGTCAAATgggaaaaaaactttaaagttaATCCATTAagctaagtttaataataatatcaaatagtttttacaatattaattttttttccgtccatccattcatttatttttacttgcacatgattcttttgttctttccttttttcttttttttacacgCTCAAAATTCCTTCCATCACCGattaaaaaacagaagagaaaactataattttaaaaattattatttatattcttaactTTGTATATGCACTAACACTTAAcgttatcataaaaaattaataaaaaatatttaactatttacgtgatttttattatttttcatttaataattaaagagcttctagaagataaaaataatgataatatcatCAAACCAATATTACAactctactaaaaaaaaaaaaaaaaaaaaaactaaaacttaacCTTAACCATGTAGGTGATGACCCAATGATAAGAACTTGGAATCAAGAGGTTTGCTTCTTCTgcggtctcaggttcgagccatAAAGTTGCTTCATATATACGATGGCCACTGaaaacttacatggtcgttaattttagggccgtgaaattagtcgagatacgcgcaagctggcccgaacatccacgttaaaaatttttttttttttttttaaaaaaaaaaaaaaaaattactatttcatCAAACGCTTACAAAATCAAccctaattttataattttcatcaaCATGAATGCCATAAAATTGAATACGGCGACCCAAACCATCTACCCATTCAAACTTTATCTTCTCCTCATCAAACTAGACATGAAAATTAGGTTAAAACCAAGACACGAGCCATCCACTAGATTCTTCCTAGCGATGACAAGGGCGGTGTGAAGTGTTCCTTCGTGAGCCATCCATGGCTATTTTCTTCTCGTTCTACTCACCTATCTCCAGattcaataaatgaaaaacatctAGAAATCCCATATAAGATACAAGATCAGCAAGCAAACGCTATAGAAATTGAACATCCCTCGAGAAaatctgacaaaaaaaaagaaactcaagAAACACATAACAGATTGCAAAAACTGGAGATGGATATTGCAGGGTTCAAGAATTTGAGTTGTGATGCTGTTGAACGGTGCTATTGGCTGGGAAATGAAGAGTTGAGCATTGAAAACTAGCATGGAGTTTGGTGCAGTTGTCCTTTCAGACCATCCACCAGACTCTTTGAAGATGGGCTTTGATTCTCCAGACACCAACAACAGTTCCattgaaacaaaagaaattcaTGAGTGCTGGATTTCAAAGTCCCAGATTTAGAAATTTagttttggtaaaaaatgaaATCCCAATTCTCCAAAAAACCAATTGAATCTCAAAGTCCCGAACTTTCCAACAAATTTCAGCAGAATTGGGAGAAAAAGTCAAATCCCATCTTATGATCACAGATACAAAAAGGGATGGGCTAGAAGAATAGATAGAAACCCTAGAATGAGAAAACTTTTAACacagaaaaaaatggaaaaaaaaaaaaaaataattctgatcGAGTTTTCCAAAACTGAGGAGCTCTAGTATCAGGGACGAGAAATAAGGtacttgttttcaattttattattcgtaaaatattattttttttagtttatttttttactttaaaaaaatattttttttcattctcataATCtcaagtgtgtgtgtatatatatattcttaattttttaaattattttattaaataaaattttctttttaattttatttttaattaaaaatatgtaattaccttctaatttggtttttatttgattgttatttttttttttagttttggattcCTTtgtataaatgattttttttttatcttttaatatttaattaattaaaaattaatttttttaatttttaaaaatataatacttCCAGTCCTAGTGATTCAGGTCATAGATTTGAAAAGTTGATACgggataataattatttttacccaattttattttttatatttaattaattaagaattgagttatattatttttttttgaaattttttttttcatattattctgattgattttttaaatcattcatttattattattatctaattttttaattatttaattaaaaaaaattaattgattttatcctgacaaatttttttttttttcttttaaataagctTGTCGTTACTgaacatcaattttttcaaggaaaaaaaaaactatcagtTTCGTGGCCGCGTAGCATAGACCCACATCTAGTATACACCAAAGCTCACATCAGAAATGAAAGACAGAATTACAGATTATATTGATGATCGCATTAGTGACTAACTAGTCTCCACACATAATTAATGACGTTGAATTAAGATAAAGCATTTAGTAACAACATCATTAAGATATATGGCTTTTCGTGTCGCAATATGTAATTCACATGATCCAAAAAGGGGCAAAACAGGTGCAAACACAGGTGCAGTAACTaagaattaatattaatttcactgtattatttttcactttaaaatatattaaaataatattttttttattttttaaatattatttttaacattagtatatcaaaataatatgaaaatataaaaaatatattaatttaaaaaaaaattaattttttttaaaatactttttaatcaCAATAACAAATGAACTATCTAGAAACACACGAAGGCTTGACTTCTAATTTTTTGCTGGAGGCCATGCTGTAACTGTGAATTCTATCTTGGCTAGTCTTTAAATCAGACAACAGTAAAAGGTGAGTGAAtttattgatcaaaataaaaatggtatctaacaaattaaaagagGAGTGAATTTATTGTTTCCCTCTTTACAAAgaattgtttgttgtttttttttttaattatatcatttaatattaaatttattagggattaaacttcataaaattattttaatctcataacTCGAGTTACAGATTTAACAGATAAACTTGAATTCacttagggttttttatttatctttatttttatttgaatttttttttattttcatctttcaatattgaattaatcgagaattatattttataatttattttgatctatATTTTATAAGGTTGTTCAAATCATATAATCTAGATtatgatttgacaagttaaactagttaattttttttgtgtttttttataattgaaaaaggCTTAGGATATAGATTGAGTGAGCTGatttgggtcaattttttttaaaaaaataaaacatgaaattatatatatatatatatatatatataataggttTTTTCACTTACCTTACCTAAGCTATATCTCGCTTCAACGAGTCActaaatcaactttttttttagtcttgcgGATGAACCTGTGTTTGgctaaatttcaattttttttttttttgttaaaattaagtatgggtttgtattttttaaatcgttttgatgtgctgatatcaaaaataatttttaaaaaataaaaaaaaattcattgacaAGCGTATTGTGCCACCTCAGGACCCGGCCCCGAATTCGTTACGCTTGTTTTCTGGGCTCCTTGGAGTCTAAACTCAGTTGAATGTGCTACGATTTTCTTTATTACTGTTGTTGTTATGGGGTTTTATTTATCTTCTTGAAATGGTTATGTGCATCGCGGCATAGATTCAATGAAaatgctaatttatttttcttgtacaaAAAAGTAAGCTAGTTTATGCTAAACCTGTTAACTTTTGTGTTTAAAAGCTTCGATTACCATATCCTCTAATAGAATTAATTGTCACAAAagatatatttctttaaatttaattgaaaaaaaaagaagaagaaaagatttgTGAAAGCTTGTTCCAAAATATCCTTGATgctaatacaaataaaatgataatatgtTTATTCCACTCGTTTCATCGtgtattagataaattttttttaacaaaaacagatGAATGTATGAgtgtttttaatatgtttttttaatatcaagaaaaaatataattatgaattaaaaagcTAGTGactacatataataaaataaaatgaagacttgtatgtgttaataaatatataaaaaaattgataatgcaACATTGTGTATGAAAActcaacttaatttttaacataatagaagaaagaaacaatatTACAATTATATTTCACTAAATCATGACTCTCTTAACTAAGAAacatgaaaacataaattactctaaatgaaataaatcttaaaatgcATGAACTGATAACTATGAAAGAGTTGTTAATATCAATTACACTCATAAAACACCAAACACACcatcattaaatattaaaaacttatttgtttttgcggtACAATACAAATATTATAGACCACAACAAAGACATCAAATTGGTACTTTACTATAATGCATCATGTGGTGcactacaaaaacaaacatagcctaGACCACAAGCAATTCAAATCTAAACACAAGCATTAAGAAAGACACAAGTGGATGTGTCATGtccttagaaaaaaacaaaaaacagaggtCAGATGTTGTTGAGTATGGAAAGTTAAtcccaatttttaaaaaaagattcatgtgtgagcctttatttatttatttattttaggaatGTGGCGGATGTCCACcctaaagttttttgaaaacaaaagtcAAGTGACCCATCACCTATTTCTTTCCATATTCTGATCATAATAGTGGCTGGAAAACCGatgttagtttttctttttacatagaaacctaattttcaatctattttcaaCCTAAACAAACTCATAAAACACAATATACATTGTCATAAACCTGTATATAACCTCAAATTACCCAAAAACTTGTCAATGAActcaaaatcaatccaaaaccaaaaacattttgAACTTAGAACTtccattttaattaatgaaagtgTCAAATAACATCTAGATGAGACTCTCCTCAACGAATGAAATTCATTAACAataagatcaatttttttttatgagctaAATTGGTCTCAacagagattttttttctttatcactAGAATCCaacaattttctctcttttttcttaaacaaggaattgaaaagtaagaaaaataactttttgcaccataattaaaattttcaaatattaagagGCCAAAAGCTATATTATAAATAGTACAAGGACTAGAGTGAttttttcacaatattttttttataatgcaacccttttcctccttttttttaaatttggtctctttttttttaattttatccctactTAACAATTCTTGATAAATCAGGGGCACACAAGGATGCCATTgaagagaaataaaatttgagaactaaattataaaaaatttcattctgAATTACTAATTTTAGGTTTTGTCAagtattaatgattttattatatgaaacCAACAACATGACAGTGTCTAATGCCAACCTTCCCAATGATTTTTTCACTCGTCTCTtaatttatcttgtttattttgtttgttattgcatatagctttaatttttcaaaattattttttcttaaagaatattaaattaatgttttttaagcacttttcattgattttaaagtgttgatgttaaaaaaaatatataaaaaatattattttaatacatttttaattttgaataacaCTCTACACCATATTATCAAACACACAATAAAATTGCTTTTGGGTTTGGTTTCCATCACAAAATCAATAACTTTATATTGGTATTTTCATCCTCTTGGTTTTCACCTTACTACTGGTTGTTGTTCATAGcttatgaaatgaaataaaaaaaaaaactaattgaataaaatcaccTAATTATCAGATAAATTGATAAGAAAccaagatgaaaataaattaattttttttttacctatatCACCATCAGAAAATTAGCAACTAAGATCGTGTTTTCATAGTTTTATGATATAATgctaattaattcataaatatcataataacaaaataatttgaggaTGATGAAGCTAAAGTACAAATTAAGTCGCTTTCTTGAAGGCACAAAATCACGTAATGGTGATCTTGCTCAGGCATTGGTCAGGTCGGTTTTTAATACGATTTTCATTGTTGGTAGAATTACATCTGATGGAGcagaacaaaattattttgcacATCATCTCAACCATATAATAGCCCaccatttaatataatataatatacttCAGAGTACTTCAGCAAACAATCAATCACATTAAATATTTCCATCTAaagatatttaataatatattaaaatatatttttaacattaatatgttaaaataatatgaaaacattaaaaaaattaattaaaaaaaataaaatataaataaatttaatttaacttttttaaaaacacaataacaaTTTATATCTTGAATCACTGTTAATATAAGATTAAGAgcttgtttagaaatataattacagttattttttatgttaaaatacattaaaataatatatttttttatttttttaaaaattaattttaaaattaatatatctaaatgatttaaaataaaacaaaattaacaaaatcattttttaactttttaaaaatacaagttagCCTGGATTTCCGAACACTGTCCAAAATCCTAACACTGTCTAAGAAACGAAGGTGTTGTAACGGTGGCGTGGATAAGCTTAATATTTCCCACCCGGTGGGTGTGGGTGTGTTTATGGAATTCAACTTCCAGTAGAAAAGAGATTTAAAAGCGGGTATGACttcaaaactattaaattaattttttagtatttttttttttggtaattttaatatatttatattaaaaactaaaaaaaaatattattttaatataattttaaaaaaatattaaaaaaatacgcACACGCACACACTTGAGAAGACATTATCATGTGCAAACAGTTCACAGGCTGAAGGTCAAAGAAGGGAACCTCACAGCACAGAAATTACTCCTGTTGGAAAGTGATTTATGGTACTGACAAGTGACCACTGACCACACACCgaagaaatattaaagaattgaaGTGAAGTGGGGTGGGGACCATCCTAACTCATTTAAAACAttgctgtgtgtgtgtgtgtgtgtgtcaagCCTACGCACTACCTAGTACATAGGACCCTTGCTAGCTTCAATAATTCCACCTTTTTCACACAACGCATGAAACACGGTTCACATTCCAGAGCCTTGGAAAGCCGACTTCCATCtacctttgttttctttttctttttctttttcatacttcttttgtaaaaatatataaaaataattattttttttcaatttttttttattctagcaTCACATTGATACTTGAAGGGTATGTAAAATGAGTATAGAGAAAGATGGAGATGCTAGTAATATGTGGAAGAAGATCTGCTACCTATGCATGGTCATAATATTTAGCTcatctcaatatttaattaaattgtagACCCGTAGGATCATACAAGtcaatttaaaacttttaattttgatatactaaagttaaaaattaaaaaaatatatatatattttaaaaaaaaacaattttaaaaaacatgctaCACTGGTAACACTGCTTCCACGCACTACTTCTTTATTGCATGCCCTAAGCAAAAGCATGAAGAGAAGCAGGCAAGGAGAATCGTGCTAACTAACCTCTAGAAATCAATGACTTCACGGAATGCAACTCCTGTTTCTTAATTTAACGACTTCCTCCAGTCTACTATTATATAGAGTAGCAGCCTTCGTCTCTAGCTGCTAATCACGCAGAAAGAAAACGATAATAACCATGCTTGGATGCCAAAACATGCATGAAACCGTGATTGTCAGCGTGTGCTTGCGCAccggtaaataataaaaagctttAAAACAGACCAGTCCTTCACAGGACTACGAGGACGACAGAAACACACGGGATCAATCTTGAAAGTTTGCAACTGGACATAAGAAAATTGTTGTTGTTACCTGCACCAAGGTGGGGAGGGAATCTTACCAGTCACAGGCCGCACCGTTCCTCACACACGAGAAGTCGGGGGGGATGGGAGGAGCCATTGTCACTACTCTGCATGGTTTGCTAATAATATATTGATCAGATCATGTGCAGGCATGCAAGACTTTGAAAATGAACGCTATGGTCTCCCATGCAATGATGTAGCAGCATACACAGAGAGCATGTATATATTAAGTTCTGTCAGTGGCAAAACGTAAAACCCAGCTGCTTGATGAGGAGCACTAAACAAAATGAGGGTAAGGATGTTTGAGCAATCACAACAAGGGAAGGATAAGACTAAATGATACTCGGCTGAGGAAGAAGATGCATCTTAGGGAAACTAAAAGGTGGATTAATGGCACAGAAACTATATCTTGGAGAAGTTAACTGTCATCAATGGACAATAAAGCTTATTCGGGCGTGCGTTTAAGAATTGCACGTGCATTGTCGTCACAGGGAAACCTCATGTCTGGGAGTGAGAACAGCAGATGATACCTGGATAGCCCAAATGAGTCCACGGCCACTTCTAACGAAAAAGGGTTGCAGGGGGCTACATCACTTATAGGAAACTCATTTCCATCATCTCACAAAATATTCCTTGAGCATCATACACTGCTGAGGAGCTGGTCAACCTACATGCCTTTCAGAATGAAGATCAAGCTCCTGGGCacgattttaatttcaaaattgatcaaGCAGCAAGTATAAAAATGCACGAAGACTGAACAAAATGCAACACTTCACCAGGTACACAAAAGCGTAGCTGTCAACAACTCGGTGAATCCATGAGAAAGAGTAGAAGCCTAACACAAAGGTAATGCAAGGTTTCTGGCCTGGGATAAGTTAATAGGGTTGCAGATTGCATGCATCTGTTATTGCAGCACCAGGATTAAAAATTGAGGAGTAACTCAAAACTGTATTTTACACCCTTCAATCAGTTTAGCGACTTCACATGCTTTTCAACATGGAAATCATTTAGCAACTTCGAAAGAAATCCTGAAAAATCAACCACCTTTACTCCATTTTATAATGAAATTTCCTAGTTCTGAAATGTCTAACAAACTGGCTAGTTATGAAAATCCTCTGCATATTAGGTCTTCAGTTAACGGGGCTGATATGAACACTAGTGGGTGAGGGCTCTGCAATTAGCAACTGGAACGCTCAGCTGCTGCAGTGCAGTCTATCTCTACAGGCCCTGCATTCAGGCAAAAATGCTCCCCATCCGATTAGCAGCTCCAAAAAGTCCAGCATTCCATTGCTAAAAGACTCTGTAGCTTGCAATTACATGCAACAAGTAGCTCTCCAGAGTTTGTTGTCTTTGATACACTGTTGGCCTTTAAACTACATGACTtggcttttcctttttttttattagtcaatTTTTGCTAATCAACTTACCAGACTTGATAGCGTGACATGAGATCATCTACCCTAAAAGTGCTATTTCTATTCAAGTCCTAGAACGTGCTTCGCTGATGTACCTTGAAAGTGTGAAATAAGTAGATTAGTTTCCCTAAAGGCACTATTTCAACTAAGAAGTTCTGACATACTTCCAAATTTATATTACACAGGAGCACAGTAAGTTGCAGCTGTGACAACCTCTCTCTCTTAAATTTCATGGAAACCTGAACTCTATATCTTATCATTTAAGTTTCTACCTTCCAATTAAAATCTACCACCAAAACAGAGCATGAAAACAGAAGGTAGTAAATTCAAGTAAAAGTGGACACTAAAGACTACCATATCTCATCTACTCACTTCCTTTAGTTCATCACGCAACTATCGGGAAGGGTAACCATGGAAATCTGGAAAAAGCAATCAATCAATAGGAGGAACAAAACAACACAAGGAAGTGCAAGCAAACTTATTCACAAAGCTCAAtggaaacaaagaaataaaagtgtAGCAAATCACCGCAAGACAAAACTTCAGGCACACATGCAAAAGAATTCATGCAATAGATAAAAGACTATCCAAGTTTCAGTCATGACAAACCTCTCAGTCATTCACTGAACTGAATTTTGCGCTGCTCTACTTGCAACCAAACACTCACCAACATCAAAGTccaaacagaagaaacaaaccATTCCAGATAGTTAAGAAGTAACTAACTCAACCAAGATAAAATTAGATTTCAACTACTAGGCAATTCTGCAAACAAAATGCCCAAAAGCCAAAATGCCTGCAAAATAAAGATTAGATTTCAACTACAAGGCAGTTGCGTAGACAAAATGCCAATAACTCTACATGATTATACTACAACATTACAGCAAACTGCTACGACAACAAAGTAACAACAAGAAGGAAGTGCCTTACATCGCTAAGTAGCCTTCACCTTATCATCCCCTACAACCGAAAGTATGGGCAAGGTACTTAAAAACTCATCAAGACCCTCAAAAAACCCAATCCCTTCAATATTATCCTCCTCCCCATGCCCAGGCCCATTCCTTTGACTTGGTCCAGGTGCAGCCTCATCCACCTCATTACTAAACATCACATTCAAATCCAACTTTCCCAAATCTTTTGCTGCCTTCCTTTTGCCACAACTCCCTTCCCCCTTTTCCACCATCTCCTCCGGCACACTACCCCCACCATCACCATCCtcattttgaatattttctgTTCCAGCCCCTGCTCCTACCCCCTTCTTCAATCTttcattttgtgattttttcgcATGTTTATTCGGAGTTCCTTTCCCCTTTccattttttgctttctttctcttttttacaCCCCACTCATCACCGGAATCAGACTCATCTTCACTTGTGTCAGAGATATCTATATACACATCATCTTTATAAATCACCTTTTGCTTCACTTTATTATACATTTGACCACCACTACCAACAGCACCACCAGCTGGGAAAGGAGTGGAAAACATTGCAGAAAACGGAGACCAATTACTACCAAACTCATTACCTCCTTTCTCATTATTACCTGAAAACCCCAACGGAAAAAAACCCCAGCAGCAAAAGTATGTATCTTTACCAGTCACCGGTGGTGCTGGTACCATGACAGCATGAAATGCCCTTCTACAACTTTGACACCTTAGAATACACTCCTCATAAGCTTTAGGATACTCGTAAAGTATATAACAATAAGGACACGCAGTCCAAAAACTCGATAACTCTGGCTCACTCGCATTCGCATGCTTTGTCCCAGTTGCAGCAGCAGCGGTGAAGGTGGTTGCGTGCTTCATCGCTTGCCTCGAATCAGTGGCACTCGGTTTTGGCGCTGATCGAGATAAGCCCATCACAACCTCTGGCCGAGTTGGTTCAGTGGGAATCTTAGACAGAGTTGACTGCTTATTTGGCTCAGTGGAAGACTTCAGCGGCGTAGGCTCACTGGGAGCCTTAGACGGGGTTGACAGCTTATTTAGCTCAGTGGCGGCCTTCAGCGGGATAGGCTGCCGAGTTGGCTCATTGGGAGCCTTAGACGGAGTTGGCTGCTTATTTAGCTCAGTGGCTGCCTTCAGCGGGGTAGGATGCTTAGGCGGTTCGATTGGTTTCTGCTGAGGCTGTCGCCAAGTTGGCTCGGGATTTCTCTGCTGAGTCTGTGAACGAGGTGACTCGGCGGGTTTGGTCTGAGAGGGGAACCGAATTGACGACTCAGGCATCCATGGCATACTGAACTGCGGAACAGGCCGAATCGGCTCAGGATTAGACGGCGGTTGCTGTTGAAATGGTGGAGGTGGCGGTTGCTGAGTCACGAGAAGACCGAGCTGACTCAGTTGTAACTCATGATCATACATTGCCTTCTTAGCAGGATTCGAAAGCACCAGCCAGGCCTCCGACACAAGCTTGAACGCCTGATCAGCGAAGAGCAGCCGGTTCCTCGTCGGGTTGAGCAACAAGGCGAGCTTCCGATACTGATCCGCAATGAGTTCG
This DNA window, taken from Populus alba chromosome 17, ASM523922v2, whole genome shotgun sequence, encodes the following:
- the LOC118060831 gene encoding uncharacterized protein; this translates as MDGSSSGGGNGYRVEAERWLTISEKLLAARDLHGAKSFAIRARESDPRLYEFSDQIIAVADTLLAGELRVENNHHYDYYMILQLGRLTQDLELIADQYRKLALLLNPTRNRLLFADQAFKLVSEAWLVLSNPAKKAMYDHELQLSQLGLLVTQQPPPPPFQQQPPSNPEPIRPVPQFSMPWMPESSIRFPSQTKPAESPRSQTQQRNPEPTWRQPQQKPIEPPKHPTPLKAATELNKQPTPSKAPNEPTRQPIPLKAATELNKLSTPSKAPSEPTPLKSSTEPNKQSTLSKIPTEPTRPEVVMGLSRSAPKPSATDSRQAMKHATTFTAAAATGTKHANASEPELSSFWTACPYCYILYEYPKAYEECILRCQSCRRAFHAVMVPAPPVTGKDTYFCCWGFFPLGFSGNNEKGGNEFGSNWSPFSAMFSTPFPAGGAVGSGGQMYNKVKQKVIYKDDVYIDISDTSEDESDSGDEWGVKKRKKAKNGKGKGTPNKHAKKSQNERLKKGVGAGAGTENIQNEDGDGGGSVPEEMVEKGEGSCGKRKAAKDLGKLDLNVMFSNEVDEAAPGPSQRNGPGHGEEDNIEGIGFFEGLDEFLSTLPILSVVGDDKVKAT